A genome region from Anolis carolinensis isolate JA03-04 chromosome 6, rAnoCar3.1.pri, whole genome shotgun sequence includes the following:
- the idi1 gene encoding isopentenyl-diphosphate Delta-isomerase 1 isoform X2 — protein MPEINTDDLDEQQVQLLAEMCILVDENDNRIGSDTKKNCHLNENIDKGLLHRAFSVFLFNSDKKLLLQQRSDAKITFPDCFTNTCCSHPLSTSLELEENNAIGIRRAAQRRMKAELGIPMEQVPPEELLYLTRIHYKAQSNGTWGEHEIDYILFVQKDVTLNPDPNEIKSYCYVTQEELREMLDKASQNEIKITPWFKLIAETFLFKWWDNLNNLKRFIDHDKIHRM, from the exons ATGCCTGAAATAAACACGGATGACTTGGATGAGCAGCAGGTACAGTTGCTGGCAGAGATGTGCATCCTTGTTGATGAAAATGACAACAGAATTGGTTCAGATACAAAGAAAAACTGCCACCTGAATGAAAATATTGAcaaag GATTGCTACATCGTGCATTCAGTGTGTTTCTGTTCAATTCGGATAAAAAGCTGCTTTTACAACAAAGATCAGATGCCAAAATCACCTTTCCAG ATTGTTTCACCAATACTTGTTGTAGTCATCCCCTCAGCACTTCACTTGAATTGGAAGAAAATAATGCAATTGGGATTAGAAGAGCAGCACAGAGACGTATGAAGGCAGAATTAGGAATTCCAATGGAACAG GTGCCGCCAGAAGAACTCCTTTACCTAACCCGAATTCACTACAAAGCCCAATCCAATGGGACCTGGGGAGAACATGAAATAGACTACATCCTCTTTGTGCAGAAAGACGTGACACTGAATCCAGATCCCAATGAAATCAAAAGCTATTGTTACGTGACACAGGAAGAACTAAGAGAAATGTTGGACAAGGCCTCTCAAAATGAAATCAAGATTACTCCATGGTTCAAACTGATTGCAGAGACTTTTCTCTTTAAATGGTGGGATAACTTGAATAATCTGAAGAGATTCATCGATCATGATAAGATACACAGGATGTAA
- the idi1 gene encoding isopentenyl-diphosphate Delta-isomerase 1 isoform X1 has protein sequence MWRAAAARLAAAALQSNPVRAQPVSSFSSSSTALGLGSLGSRGCCLKGRPAWPASRAGILRTINTATMPEINTDDLDEQQVQLLAEMCILVDENDNRIGSDTKKNCHLNENIDKGLLHRAFSVFLFNSDKKLLLQQRSDAKITFPDCFTNTCCSHPLSTSLELEENNAIGIRRAAQRRMKAELGIPMEQVPPEELLYLTRIHYKAQSNGTWGEHEIDYILFVQKDVTLNPDPNEIKSYCYVTQEELREMLDKASQNEIKITPWFKLIAETFLFKWWDNLNNLKRFIDHDKIHRM, from the exons ATGTGGCGCGCGGCGGCAGCCCGCTTGGCAGCAGCGGCTCTGCAATCAAATCCTGTCAGAGCGCAGCCagtgtcttctttttcttcttcgtcGACGGCGCTAGGCCTTGGCTCTCTGGGAAGCCGCGGTTGCTGCCTCAAGGGACGTCCAGCTTGGCCTGCAAGCAGAGCGGG TATCCTTAGAACGATAAATACTGCAACTATGCCTGAAATAAACACGGATGACTTGGATGAGCAGCAGGTACAGTTGCTGGCAGAGATGTGCATCCTTGTTGATGAAAATGACAACAGAATTGGTTCAGATACAAAGAAAAACTGCCACCTGAATGAAAATATTGAcaaag GATTGCTACATCGTGCATTCAGTGTGTTTCTGTTCAATTCGGATAAAAAGCTGCTTTTACAACAAAGATCAGATGCCAAAATCACCTTTCCAG ATTGTTTCACCAATACTTGTTGTAGTCATCCCCTCAGCACTTCACTTGAATTGGAAGAAAATAATGCAATTGGGATTAGAAGAGCAGCACAGAGACGTATGAAGGCAGAATTAGGAATTCCAATGGAACAG GTGCCGCCAGAAGAACTCCTTTACCTAACCCGAATTCACTACAAAGCCCAATCCAATGGGACCTGGGGAGAACATGAAATAGACTACATCCTCTTTGTGCAGAAAGACGTGACACTGAATCCAGATCCCAATGAAATCAAAAGCTATTGTTACGTGACACAGGAAGAACTAAGAGAAATGTTGGACAAGGCCTCTCAAAATGAAATCAAGATTACTCCATGGTTCAAACTGATTGCAGAGACTTTTCTCTTTAAATGGTGGGATAACTTGAATAATCTGAAGAGATTCATCGATCATGATAAGATACACAGGATGTAA
- the gtpbp4 gene encoding GTP-binding protein 4 has protein sequence MALYNFKKIMVVPSAKDFIDLTLSKTQRKTPTVIHKHYQIHRIRHFYMRKVKYTQQNYHDRLTQIIMDFPKLDDIHPFYADLMNVLYDKDHYKLALGQINIAKNLIDNVAKDYVRLMKYGDSLYRCKQLKRAALGRMCTIIKRQKQSLEYLEQVRQHLSRLPTIDPNTRTLLLCGYPNVGKSSFINKVTRADVEVQPYAFTTKSLFVGHMDYKYLRWQVVDTPGILDHPLEERNTIEMQAITALAHLRSAVLFVMDISEQCGHSLEEQLELFGNIKPLFANKPLIIVANKCDVKRISELSEEKQKMFADLEADGFPVIETSTLTEEGVIQVKTEACDRLLAHRVDTKMKGNKVNDILNRLHLAVPTKRDSKERPPCIPEGALMRKKRMEVDVPKKKLEKDIEMEMGEDYILDLKKYWDLMNPSEKYDVIPEVWQGHNIADYIDPDIMKKLEELEKEEELRQAAGEYDNDSESEDEEMKEIRELAQQIREKKKLKILESKEKDTQGPKMPRTARKVQRKALEKEMTDLGLDMTGKNDAHYVTESSRSRSVTRKRKREESVTPTSLTRSRSSSRTPRDVSGLRDAKMVKKTKTMMKKAQRKMNRLGKKGEADRHVFDLKPKHLFSGKRKSGTTQRR, from the exons ATGGCGCTCTACAACTTCAAGAAGATCATGGTGGTCCCGTCCGCCAAG GACTTCATAGACCTTACGTTGTCCAAGACACAGCGAAAAACGCCTACGGTTATCCATAAACATTACCAAATTCACCGCATTCGTCATTTCTACATGAGGAAAGTAAAATACACCCAACAAAATTACCATGACAGACTCACCCAGATCATAATGGATTTCCCAAAGCTAGAT GACATCCATCCATTTTATGCTGATTTGATGAACGTTCTTTATGACAAAGATCATTATAAGCTGGCTTTGGGACAAATTAATATTGCTAAAAATCTGATTGACAA TGTTGCCAAAGATTATGTGCGGCTTATGAAATATGGCGATTCGCTTTATCGATGCAAACAGCTGAAGCGCGCAGCATTGGGACGGATGTGTACGATAATCAAAAGACAGAAACAGAGCCTGGAATACTTAGAACAAG TGCGTCAACATCTATCCCGATTGCCAACCATTGACCCTAATACAAGGACTCTTCTCTTGTGCGGATACCCAAATGTTGGAAAATCCAGCTTTATAAATAAG GTGACAAGAGCAGATGTAGAAGTGCAACCATATGCCTTCACCACAAAATCTCTTTTTGTGGGACACATGGATTACAAATATCTGCGTTGGCAG GTAGTAGATACCCCTGGTATTTTGGATCATCCCCTGGAAGAAAGAAACACCATTGAGATGCAGGCAATAACAGCCCTTGCCCATCTTCGTTCTGCTGTGCTGTTTGTCATGGACATATCTGAACAGTGTGGGCACAGTTTGGAAGAGCAACTTGAACTCTTTGGGAACATTAAGCCACTCTTTGCCAATAAA CCTCTAATAATTGTGGCAAATAAATGTGATGTGAAGAGGATTTCCGAGCTTTCTGAGGAAAAGCAG AAAATGTTTGCTGATTTAGAAGCAGATGGATTCCCTGTAATAGAGACAAGCACCCTCACAGAAGAAGGGGTTATTCAAGTCAAAACAGAA GCTTGCGACAGATTGTTGGCCCATCGTGTTGATAccaaaatgaaaggaaacaaGGTGAACGATATACTGAACAGGCTTCATTTAGCTGTTCCAACCAAAAGAGACAGCAAG GAAAGACCTCCTTGTATACCAGAGGGTGCCTTGATGCGCAAAAAACGTATGGAAGTTGATGTGCCTAAAAAGAAATTG GAGAAAGATATTGAAATGGAAATGGGCGAGGACTATATTTTGGATCTTAAGA AATATTGGGATCTAATGAATCCATCTGAAAAATATGATGTAATACCTGAAGTATGGCAAGGTCATAACATTGCTGACTATATTGATCCAGATATCATGAAG AAACTGgaagagctggagaaggaagaggagctaAGGCAAGCAGCTGGAGAATACGACAACGATTCAGAAAGTGAAGATgaggaaatgaaagaaattaGAGAGCTGGCCCAACAGATTCgagagaaaaagaaactgaagaTCCTGGAGTCCAAAGAGAAAGATACACAAGGGCCCAAGATGCCTAGAACAGCTAGAAAG GTTCAACGCAAGGCATTGGAGAAAGAGATGACTGATCTTGGGCTAGACATGACTGGCAAAAATGAT GCACATTATGTCACCGAGTCAAGCAGATCTCGGAGTGTTACCCGTAAGCGCAAACGAGAAGAATCTGTGACACCAACATCTTTAACACGAAGTCGCAGCTCATCCCGTACGCCTCGAGATGTATCTGGTCTTCGAGATGCAAAG ATGGTGAAGAAAACTAAAACCATGATGAAGAAAGCTCAAAGGAAAATGAATCGGTTGGGTAAGAAAGGTGAAGCAGACAGACATGTCTTTGACCTTAAGCCCAAACATCTATTTTCTGGCAAGAGGAAATCTGGCACAACACAACGAAGATAA